AACTCCAACAACtaccaaacaggaaaacaaaagaggctACAAAACCCCAACCAGAACAAAGCCAGGCACAGCTATTAAAATCTTACCACCAAGTCCCCTCCCCCCAAAACAACTAAAACACAAACCCCTACAACCTACAACCTGTAAAAAATAACCCAATAActaaaattaaacacaaaaaaaccccaaaactatcAATAAAACCAATTCTAACATAACCCAACCACAATTTCCACCAGAAGTTACTGGCAGGTCAGGTGTTAACCCTTTCTATACTTCAATCCTCTCTCAAGTAAAAGGAAAAGATAATACAAGCATTTCAAAAAGCAACATAAAATCATGAAAGTTAAAAGAGGAGAAATGAactcccccccccaaaaaaaatgaagaaaaaatactgtAATCTTAAAACTAAAATCCTCTTATaaactataaagaaaaaactctttttcATTATAACACATAAAACTATTAAGatataaaaaaattgaaattactATAATACAAAAACCTCCATACTGAAATaaacaaatgttaaaataacTGTAATTTCATCGAAAGTtcatacagaaattaaaatgtaatcCAGTACCACCAAGAGAAGATCTCTATTCCcagagataaaaaagaaatttaaatttttaaattatataaaaacGATTTTTACCTTTAAAGAATTAATCTTTAAAACAATACCCCATAAGTCAACATGGCCCATCAACAAGCTGTATAAAAGCTTCTGGCAATAAAAACAACTTCACAGTGTTTTGTTAGCCCAATTATTCCATcgtaaaaaaaccaaacaatattaaCAGTAGTAGCAAATTTAATtgaatagtttaaaaaaaaaattggatacaatataatttgattaaaataagggGTAATTTGTTTccaataatagcgcataagcaaaagataaccACGGAGTACGGAGGGCAGGGTTTTGGGACCCTTGCCACATCacgtacaagcttgccaagtgaaaatcaccccttatatgccatgtgtcaatgccatctcctcctattttcAGTTCGTCATATCTCTATCTCTGCCTTCATTACCACCTTTATCACGCACGTGCCGccactcggtttggtggtcgcacaagtctttgggggtcatcactgatgaaggccctgtagtcttcttcgttgtcctttaattcacctttgggttacacatgcgcaccaagccagtacaatgtaagccaagactaacatatcactgcatctacatatcaaggcgataaatcccttataattagcattttctgggacccaaccagattttgcttcctttctgctcatttttagcaactgtatcttcagcttctttcctcctgtccttgtgAACATCTGCTGGGAGAGGGGGGTGGTGgggcccctcctctccccctcttctttggcattactacttttaactgttttattattcccagatattaattactgtatcaatattgattactgtttcagtttttatcagcacgaatcatacctatttattACAACAATAACAAAGTCCTCCAGACCACTGTTATCCATGACAAAATTAATAACCACAAAACcgcttttttttcctcttgtaaaAGAATCTCCATAACCTTAAAGAGAAAAACTTCTCTCCCAAAGAAAACTAAAACAAgactatttaaaaaatagtaaataacTAGAAATTTTAGGTTTCGTTTCTTTAAATTGCCAGTAAAAATAACGTTGTAAAAAACAGCTGTTCTAagagtttattttaattcttactacctttttccttttagttacttttaataaaattttcttcctaCCCTTTAAATGTTTTAAGCCTACTGTACCTTTCTCACACTCCTATctcacaacaaaataaatacataaataattaattgaCAATAAAACCCACCACATTCATCAATACGTTAATTAAGAAATCTCAAGAttagaaaaatgttaaattacAAACCAAACCCACTACAGTGTCATAATAAACcttttgccaaagtttctctgattttctaaagttgccagcaaattttgttttgttgttttgagctcctgagAATCTCTCGCTGGTATTTCTCCAGTGAGTCGAACTCAGAGTACACAAAAAATTGTAACTCCTTTGAAATGTCTCCTTGGGAGAGTTTTTTGGGGAatgggagtcagggcttgtctgtcctgcttggcccagcccaggcagggctttcccagccacattccacactccatttcccagctggagctgctgctgcctctgagttgtgctaccccagccccagggacgctctccttgtctgcccattcccccatggtctctgggcagggatggcctcagtgggggctgctgacatcctcagcaccttggaggctgctgctgaattttcctgctcctgaggcttgttcagccttcagctcttcagtgcacgaattcagtgtcccagggctcaaTAACACTCCAACACCTTACAAGCCAAGCCtctgcaaaataattttatttcagtttccaaaTAATTTGTAGTTACGTAGATCCCAGTAGTGTATTCAAAGTGAATACatgatatttaaaaagagagtgagaaaacattttttaggtcctgtttagttttgttttcctgttaatTCATTGATATATGCAATCTCCAattgacactgaatccaagtacctcctcatgcagtttgtatagagatgaaaatcaagacccttcatggctgacaatcaatcagactctgtccctacccccaccccaccatttcccccatcccagccctggcactcagagcagccttgtgcaaatctgagctccctccagcccaggctgcacctgcagctttcagctccttggctccaactcccacctgctttccttggagaaggagctgcccaagaaaaagagggatgttcatttcttgtcagccaacaaagccaagggaaggcacagctccatcaaataCAAAAGTCATTCCTCTGCTGGATATTAAATCCACTTTCCACAGCAGACAGTCTCAGAGCAGtggaaaacaccttctgtgcccagcacagatcccaaggtcccccaaacccttcctgccccagttctgcccagatttgctctttgcacacacAAGTCACAGGCTGaagtcaggagctccctccatacccagagggaggaaaaaaaatgaaaatctctcctgtgcagagcccctgcagtgggaaccacaacttatcaggtttgtgtcctttgggctCAGGAATTGGTGACATTCAGGGGCACAGAAGGGTTTCTTGCCAAAAAACACAATTTGAACAGGATACAGTTTAACATTTCAGCAAACAGAGTTCTCCATGatgtcccagcagcatctgacaTGTCCACCATCCCCAagggatttctgtacaggaaCAGTTTTAGACAAAGACATAAGAAAAGGCAgttctgtgatagatataaaCACCATAAAGATGTTGATTATTTATTTGCACTTTGGAATGATTGGGCAACTTCCTGCAGCTCAAAGCATGAAGCCAGTCAGTTGAGAGGCATGACCAGAGAGCATCTGGATGAGGAAATCTGGGAGCAATGGGAAGCATAAATATCCAGCTCATCTAGTGAAGAGATGTCCTTTGACATGGCCATTTCAATAGGAGAGCTTGAAACCCCAAATGGAAAAGAGAGATTTATATAATAGAATGGATACTGGTGACACCAGTAGAAAGCAAGATCAGTATTTCTTCTCCTGCCATCTGTACACCTCCAGGAAAACCCTGTTCCTGGTGGGAAAACTTTGCCATTTCTTAACAGTACTCAAATGACCCAGATGATAAAGTTTTGCCTGTATATGATGAAACTAACAGGTATTAAAACCTGTTcccctttccaggcagacatcAGCTGTGTGCCCGTGAAAAGGCAGGGCCACTTGTGCCCTGAGGTGcctgtcgacggaaggagaccaggacatcaattagatcatcacaggcccaattttattgatcagtgcagcaggttaaatacagttcataatgagcttcatacatattgcagaagttgagctcaggattggttagttacatatcagcaactacgcctacttctgcattcctacggctctacttttgatactttctacatattctcagggagaatctctcttccctatcctcatgttgcggcaagggcattctgtccttgcctgtcattggtcactgactgctgacttctcctttcagcttactgactgctgacttccctctctcagcttGACCAGTGGTATtatgtcagtatggcctttctcagccaaccaattattaataaatctctccacaggtgcccagctgggattgCATCTCTCCAAGAGCacctgagggagagcagagcaccttgcaagctgcaggtccctgacagccccgcagggctcctgtcccatcaacatctgctctgctccagtctgaAAAAGGGGCCCAGCATGGTGCCAGGAtcatcagagagctgaggtgtgtgctggaattcaatgTCCTCCCCATCtcgcagcagccctgcatttccctcctgcagccttggtctccagcacagccatggaggctctttgggctctggactgttcctgcagcccccaagggcagctgagctctgcctttggcacagtcaggcctggccagcgcaggccatgctcagcaattgcttgtgtgtgcctggccttgctgtcagccccggcagcggctgcgtggcccctttgtggccctgtgctggcccagccatggtggcccagcccctgtgcaggcccagcccaggccaggagcattgcggctgggaacggcccctgtgccgtggtgcccacagcagccttggggctctgtgccccatggcctccctgctgggcagcctctgccagctcctgcagagcccctggcacctgtggggctgcacagacagccctgccccgggctctgccggcctctgggccagcagagaggcagccagggctggccatggctgggaacaggccctgagccccgcaggaggatggagctgggccacagccaaactcagcccaggccaaagctgggctcagcagccagggctgccaagggctgtgcacagaggctggcactgacaaatgtcctgggccccctccctgctctgtccatgccaccaagggcacagagcagcctcctctctgggccacttgcctgtttgcaatgccttgcacaggtgctgaccctgccccacaaggcctggcctgagtcctgccctgcacgctcagccaggctgagatggacactgatggtttctgggccaggctctctgagcccagcccagctctctgcaagctctgcccgctgccctgagctctgggcagcaccaagggcctctccccagcttagcccagcccagccagctctggccccacagctctgctcaggccaggctgctctgggcactgccccacggcctccgcccctggcaagggcacagcagcagctgcagctgccacaggactcagtcccagccatgggggaaggtgcttggccaaggccaaaggaggctccctggctgccgtgctccccttgggctgaggtgctgagagctctggagcccctgctgccatcccatctgcctagggcagcacaagagccatggccttggggccctcaagagctgctcctgctccaggcccagggcccatgacaaagctggggcaggcacaaagctgtgcccatttctgttcattccTGCTGTGATAAGAATAGTATAAAATTTTTTACAAAGTGGTTGCATATTCATTTATTTCACCTAAACACAATGTGAGACTCCCTTCTTACACAATTTCTCTGGGTCACACAAGTAGGAGGGATAATGAAATTGAAGGGGGTGGATAAGAGCATTTCTTTTATTGTATAGAATcggaattagaaaaaaatttaaaatatacttaAGGGCAGACTTGGCCTCTCATGATATGCACTGAGAGCTGCTGACAGAAGAAAGCAGGCCTTCTGTGGCTTGTTCTGATGGGTTACCTCTGCTGGAGTCCATGTGCCTACCAAGCAGCTCTAGCACTCCCCTCTCTGGCTgcacaggggagagaaaatgttATGGGAGACAAATTGTGGACTGAGATAAGGCAGTTTTCTATAGCAAAAGGGGAAGTTTTTACAGGCACCAGCAATgaggaaaaaccccaataatTTTAATCTCTTCTTCTCTCAGCAAGTGATGTTCAGCCACTTCCTAGGAAGCAGAACTTCAGCAGCTGGAGTGGTTTATCAAGAAGACAAACACTGTAAATAGGAAATGCCCCCtattcttcctccttccttagCTTTTATACCAGAACTGGGGCCATACAGTCTGGAATATCTCTTTGATTAATTTGGGTCTCTGGCCTGCTGTCCCTTCCCAGGATCTGACCCACTTGCAGCCCCTTGAGAGAGGGAGAATGCTGAGAGACAGCAGGAGCCAAAGCAGGGGTGTGTTTCCAGCTCCTTTGGGGCTCCCAATGCAAAGCACTGTGAGGGCTCTTATGGGACAATGAAAAGGCTGAAAAGCATCCAGTCACAGCTTTCCTGAGAGATTCCTTGAGCtgctggttcctcaggctgtagatgagggggtttaGGGCTGGAGacaccaccgagtacagaaaGGACACTGCtacatccagggatggagaggagatggaggggggcttcaggtgAGCAAATGTGtcagtgctgaggaacagggagaccacagccaggtgagggaggcaggtggaaaaggctttgcgCCGTCCCTGCTTggaggggatcctcagcacagccctgaagatctgcacataggagaaaaccatgaacacaaaacaaccaaaccctAAACAGAAAGTGACCACAAGAAGCCCAACTTCCCTTAAGCTggagtgtgagcaggagagctttaggatctgggggatttcacagaagaactggctcAGGGCATTGCcgtggcacaggggcagggaaaatgtattggccgtgtgcagcagagcattgagaaaggcactggcccaggcagctgctgccatgtgggcacaagctctgctgcccaggagggtcccgtagtgcaggggtttgcagatggacacatagcggtcgtagcacatgatggtgAGAAATGCAAATTCTGATGCAatgaaaaaggcaaagaaaaatacctgtgcagcacatcctgagtatgagatgttcctggtgtcccaaagggaattgtgcatggctttggggacagtggtgcagatcatgcccaggtcgctgagggccaggttgagcaggaagaagaacatgggcgtgtgcaggtggtggccgcaggctacggcgctgatgatgaggccgttggccaggagggcagccagggag
This is a stretch of genomic DNA from Ammospiza caudacuta isolate bAmmCau1 unplaced genomic scaffold, bAmmCau1.pri scaffold_39, whole genome shotgun sequence. It encodes these proteins:
- the LOC131571809 gene encoding olfactory receptor 14J1-like; this translates as LHYGTLLGSRACAHMAAAAWASAFLNALLHTANTFSLPLCHGNALSQFFCEIPQILKLSCSHSSLREVGLLVVTFCLGFGCFVFMVFSYVQIFRAVLRIPSKQGRRKAFSTCLPHLAVVSLFLSTDTFAHLKPPSISSPSLDVAVSFLYSVVSPALNPLIYSLRNQQLKESLRKAHSPSLKGLQPERGVLELLGRHMDSSRGNPSEQATEGLLSSVSSSQCIS